A genomic region of Saccopteryx bilineata isolate mSacBil1 chromosome 1, mSacBil1_pri_phased_curated, whole genome shotgun sequence contains the following coding sequences:
- the VPS11 gene encoding vacuolar protein sorting-associated protein 11 homolog isoform X2, with the protein MAAYLQWRRFVFFDKELVKEPLGNDGPASGAAPTGGPTASKFLCLPPGITVCDSGRGSLVFGDMEGQIWFLPRSLQLTGFQAYKLRVTHLYQLKQHNILASVGEDEQGINPLVKVWNLEKRDGGNPLCTRIFPAIPGTEPTVVSCLTVHENLNFMAIGFTDGSVTLNKGDITRDRHSKTQILHKGNYPVTGLAFRQAGKTTHLFVVTTENVQSYIVSGKDYPRVELDTHGCGLHCSALSDPSQDLQFIVAGDECVYLYQPDERGPCFAFEGHKLIAHWFRGYLVIVSREQKVSPKSEFTSRDSQSSDKQILNIYDLCNKFIAYSAVFEDVVDVLAEWGSFLSFQMLFKKNLFEMAINLAKSQHLDSDGLAQIFMQYGDHLYSKGNHDGAVQQYIRTIGKLEPSYVIRKFLDAQRIHNLTAYLQTLHRQSLANADHTTLLLNCYTKLKDSVKLEEFIKTKSESEVHFDVETAIKVLRQAGYYSHALNLAENHAHHEWYLKIQLEDIKNYQEALRYIGKLPFEQAESNMKRYGKILMHHIPEQMTQLLKGLCTDYRPSLEGRGDRETPGCRANSEEFIPIFANNPQELKAFLEHMSAVQPDSPQGIYDTLLELRLQNWAHEKDPQVKEKLHAEAISLLKSGRFCDVFDKALVLCQMHDFQDGVLYLYEQGKLYQQIMHYYMQHEQYRQVIAVCERHGEQEPSLWEQALSYFARKEEDCKEYVAAVLKHIENKNLMPPLLVVQTLAHNSTATLSVIRDYLVQKLQKQSQQIAHDELRVRQYREETTRIRQEIKELKASPKIFQKTKCSICNSALELPSVHFLCGHSFHQHCFESYSESDADCPTCLPENRKVMDMIRAQEQKRDLHDQFQHQLKCSNDSFSVIADYFGRGVFNKLTLLTDPPTARLTGSLESGLQRDLLMHSRRGT; encoded by the exons ATATGGAAGGCCAGATCTGGTTCTTGCCCCGGTCCCTACAGCTTACAGGCTTCCAAGCCTACAAACTACGGGTGACACACCTGTACCAACTGAAGCAGCACAACATTTTGGCATCTGTTGGTGAAGATGAACAGGGCATCAACCCCCTG GTAAAAGTCTGGAACCTGGAAAAGAGAGATGGTGGAAATCCACTCTGTACTCGAATCTTCCCTGCCATCCCAGGAACAGAGCCAACTGTTGTGTCTTGTTTGACTGTCCATGAAAATCTCAACTTTATGGCCATTG GTTTCACAGATGGCAGTGTTACACTGAACAAAGGAGACATCACTCGGGACCGGCATAGCAAGACCCAGATTTTGCACAAGGGCAACTATCCCGTTACTGGACTGGCTTTTCGCCAAGCGGGAAAGACCACTCACTTATTTGTTGTGACAACAGAGAACGTTCAG TCCTATATAGTTTCTGGGAAGGACTACCCTCGTGTGGAGTTGGATACCCATGGTTGCGGCCTGCACTGCTCAGCCCTAAGCGACCCTTCTCAGGACCTGCAGTTCATAGTGGCCGGGGATGAGTGTGTCTACTTGTACCAGCCTGATGAACGTGGGCCCTGCTTTGCCTTTGAAGGCCATAAACTCATTGCTCACTGGTTTAGAGGCTACCTTGTCATTGTTTCCCGTGAACAGAAGGTTTCTCCCAA GTCAGAGTTTACCAGCAGGGATTCACAGAGCTCCGACAAGCAGATCCTCAACATCTATGACCTGTGCAACAAGTTCATAGCCTACAGTGCTGTCTTTGAGGATGTAGTGGATGTGCTTGCTGAGTGGGGTTCCTT TCTTTCCTTCCAGATGCTGTTTAAGAAGAACCTATTTGAGATGGCGATTAACCTGGCCAAGAGCCAACACCTGGACAGTGATGGATTGGCCCAGATCTTTATGCAGTATGGGGACCATCTCTACAGCAAGGGCAACCATGATGGGGCTGTCCAGCAGTATATTCG GACCATTGGAAAATTGGAGCCATCATATGTGATCCGCAAGTTTCTGGATGCCCAACGTATTCACAACCTGACTGCCTACCTGCAGACCCTGCACCGGCAGTCCCTGGCCAATGCTGACCACACCACCCTGCTGCTCAATTGCTATACCAAACTTAAGGACAGCGTGAAGCTGGAAGAGTTCATCAAg ACAAAGAGTGAGAGTGAAGTCCACTTTGATGTAGAGACAGCCATCAAGGTCCTCCGGCAAGCTGGCTACTACTCCCATGCCCTTAATTTGGCTGAGAACCATGCACATCATGAGTGGTACTTGAAGATCCAGCTAGAGGACATCAAG AATTATCAGGAAGCCCTTAGGTACATTGGCAAGCTGCCTTTTGAGCAGGCAGAGAGCAACATGAAACGCTATGGCAAGATCCTCATGCACCATATACCAGAGCAGATGACCCAGTTGCTAAAGGGACTTTGTACTGACTACCGGCCCAGCCTTGAAGGCCGAGGTGACAGGGAGACTCCAGGCTGCAGG GCCAACTCAGAGGAGTTCATCCCTATCTTTGCCAACAATCCACAAGAGTTGAAAGCTTTCCTAGAGCACATGAGTGCAGTACAGCCCGACTCACCACAGGGCATATACGACACACTTCTTGAGCTACGACTACAGAACTGGGCCCATGAAAAGGATCCACAG GTTAAAGAGAAGCTTCATGCAGAGGCTATCTCCCTCCTGAAGAGTGGCCGCTTTTGTGACGTCTTTGACAAGGCCCTGGTACTCTGCCAGATGCACGACTTTCAGGATGGGGTTCTTTACCTCTATGAGCAGGGGAAGCT GTATCAGCAGATTATGCACTACTACATGCAGCATGAGCAGTACCGGCAGGTGATCGCTGTGTGCGAGCGCCATGGGGAACAGGAGCCCTCACTGTGGGAACAGGCTCTCAGCTACTTTGCCCGCAAAGAGGAGGACTGCAAAGAGTATGTGGCCGCTGTGCTCAAGCACATTGAGAACAAGAACCTCATGCCACCCCTTCTAG TGGTACAGACCCTGGCCCACAACTCCACAGCCACCCTGTCTGTCATACGGGACTACCTGGTCCAAAAACTGCAGAAACAGAGCCAGCAGATTGCACATGATGAACTCCGCGTGCGGCAGTACCGAGAGGAGACCACCCGTATCCGCCAGGAGATCAAGGAGCTCAAGGCGAG TCCAAAGATTTTTCAGAAGACCAAGTGCAGCATCTGTAATAGTGCCTTGGAATTGCCCTCAGTCCACTTTCTCTGTGGACACTCTTTCCACCAACACTGCTTTGAGAGTTACTCAGAAAGTGATGCCGACTGCCCCACCTGCCTCCCTGAAAACCGGAAGGTCATGGATATGATCCGGGCCCAAGAACAGAAACGAGATCTCCATGATCAGTTCCAGCACCAG CTCAAGTGCTCCAATGACAGCTTCTCTGTGATTGCTGACTACTTTGGCCGAGGTGTTTTCAACAAATTGACTCTGCTGACTGACCCTCCCACGGCCAGGCTGACTGGAAGCCTGGAGTCTGGGCTGCAGCGGGACCTGCTCATGCACTCCAGGAGGGGCACTTAA
- the VPS11 gene encoding vacuolar protein sorting-associated protein 11 homolog isoform X1: MAAYLQWRRFVFFDKELVKEPLGNDGPASGAAPTGGPTASKFLCLPPGITVCDSGRGSLVFGDMEGQIWFLPRSLQLTGFQAYKLRVTHLYQLKQHNILASVGEDEQGINPLVKVWNLEKRDGGNPLCTRIFPAIPGTEPTVVSCLTVHENLNFMAIGFTDGSVTLNKGDITRDRHSKTQILHKGNYPVTGLAFRQAGKTTHLFVVTTENVQSYIVSGKDYPRVELDTHGCGLHCSALSDPSQDLQFIVAGDECVYLYQPDERGPCFAFEGHKLIAHWFRGYLVIVSREQKVSPKSEFTSRDSQSSDKQILNIYDLCNKFIAYSAVFEDVVDVLAEWGSLYVLTRDGRVHALQEKDTQTKLEMLFKKNLFEMAINLAKSQHLDSDGLAQIFMQYGDHLYSKGNHDGAVQQYIRTIGKLEPSYVIRKFLDAQRIHNLTAYLQTLHRQSLANADHTTLLLNCYTKLKDSVKLEEFIKTKSESEVHFDVETAIKVLRQAGYYSHALNLAENHAHHEWYLKIQLEDIKNYQEALRYIGKLPFEQAESNMKRYGKILMHHIPEQMTQLLKGLCTDYRPSLEGRGDRETPGCRANSEEFIPIFANNPQELKAFLEHMSAVQPDSPQGIYDTLLELRLQNWAHEKDPQVKEKLHAEAISLLKSGRFCDVFDKALVLCQMHDFQDGVLYLYEQGKLYQQIMHYYMQHEQYRQVIAVCERHGEQEPSLWEQALSYFARKEEDCKEYVAAVLKHIENKNLMPPLLVVQTLAHNSTATLSVIRDYLVQKLQKQSQQIAHDELRVRQYREETTRIRQEIKELKASPKIFQKTKCSICNSALELPSVHFLCGHSFHQHCFESYSESDADCPTCLPENRKVMDMIRAQEQKRDLHDQFQHQLKCSNDSFSVIADYFGRGVFNKLTLLTDPPTARLTGSLESGLQRDLLMHSRRGT; this comes from the exons ATATGGAAGGCCAGATCTGGTTCTTGCCCCGGTCCCTACAGCTTACAGGCTTCCAAGCCTACAAACTACGGGTGACACACCTGTACCAACTGAAGCAGCACAACATTTTGGCATCTGTTGGTGAAGATGAACAGGGCATCAACCCCCTG GTAAAAGTCTGGAACCTGGAAAAGAGAGATGGTGGAAATCCACTCTGTACTCGAATCTTCCCTGCCATCCCAGGAACAGAGCCAACTGTTGTGTCTTGTTTGACTGTCCATGAAAATCTCAACTTTATGGCCATTG GTTTCACAGATGGCAGTGTTACACTGAACAAAGGAGACATCACTCGGGACCGGCATAGCAAGACCCAGATTTTGCACAAGGGCAACTATCCCGTTACTGGACTGGCTTTTCGCCAAGCGGGAAAGACCACTCACTTATTTGTTGTGACAACAGAGAACGTTCAG TCCTATATAGTTTCTGGGAAGGACTACCCTCGTGTGGAGTTGGATACCCATGGTTGCGGCCTGCACTGCTCAGCCCTAAGCGACCCTTCTCAGGACCTGCAGTTCATAGTGGCCGGGGATGAGTGTGTCTACTTGTACCAGCCTGATGAACGTGGGCCCTGCTTTGCCTTTGAAGGCCATAAACTCATTGCTCACTGGTTTAGAGGCTACCTTGTCATTGTTTCCCGTGAACAGAAGGTTTCTCCCAA GTCAGAGTTTACCAGCAGGGATTCACAGAGCTCCGACAAGCAGATCCTCAACATCTATGACCTGTGCAACAAGTTCATAGCCTACAGTGCTGTCTTTGAGGATGTAGTGGATGTGCTTGCTGAGTGGGGTTCCTTGTACGTGCTGACGCGGGATGGGCGGGTCCACGCACTGCAGGAGAAGGACACACAGACCAAACTGGAG ATGCTGTTTAAGAAGAACCTATTTGAGATGGCGATTAACCTGGCCAAGAGCCAACACCTGGACAGTGATGGATTGGCCCAGATCTTTATGCAGTATGGGGACCATCTCTACAGCAAGGGCAACCATGATGGGGCTGTCCAGCAGTATATTCG GACCATTGGAAAATTGGAGCCATCATATGTGATCCGCAAGTTTCTGGATGCCCAACGTATTCACAACCTGACTGCCTACCTGCAGACCCTGCACCGGCAGTCCCTGGCCAATGCTGACCACACCACCCTGCTGCTCAATTGCTATACCAAACTTAAGGACAGCGTGAAGCTGGAAGAGTTCATCAAg ACAAAGAGTGAGAGTGAAGTCCACTTTGATGTAGAGACAGCCATCAAGGTCCTCCGGCAAGCTGGCTACTACTCCCATGCCCTTAATTTGGCTGAGAACCATGCACATCATGAGTGGTACTTGAAGATCCAGCTAGAGGACATCAAG AATTATCAGGAAGCCCTTAGGTACATTGGCAAGCTGCCTTTTGAGCAGGCAGAGAGCAACATGAAACGCTATGGCAAGATCCTCATGCACCATATACCAGAGCAGATGACCCAGTTGCTAAAGGGACTTTGTACTGACTACCGGCCCAGCCTTGAAGGCCGAGGTGACAGGGAGACTCCAGGCTGCAGG GCCAACTCAGAGGAGTTCATCCCTATCTTTGCCAACAATCCACAAGAGTTGAAAGCTTTCCTAGAGCACATGAGTGCAGTACAGCCCGACTCACCACAGGGCATATACGACACACTTCTTGAGCTACGACTACAGAACTGGGCCCATGAAAAGGATCCACAG GTTAAAGAGAAGCTTCATGCAGAGGCTATCTCCCTCCTGAAGAGTGGCCGCTTTTGTGACGTCTTTGACAAGGCCCTGGTACTCTGCCAGATGCACGACTTTCAGGATGGGGTTCTTTACCTCTATGAGCAGGGGAAGCT GTATCAGCAGATTATGCACTACTACATGCAGCATGAGCAGTACCGGCAGGTGATCGCTGTGTGCGAGCGCCATGGGGAACAGGAGCCCTCACTGTGGGAACAGGCTCTCAGCTACTTTGCCCGCAAAGAGGAGGACTGCAAAGAGTATGTGGCCGCTGTGCTCAAGCACATTGAGAACAAGAACCTCATGCCACCCCTTCTAG TGGTACAGACCCTGGCCCACAACTCCACAGCCACCCTGTCTGTCATACGGGACTACCTGGTCCAAAAACTGCAGAAACAGAGCCAGCAGATTGCACATGATGAACTCCGCGTGCGGCAGTACCGAGAGGAGACCACCCGTATCCGCCAGGAGATCAAGGAGCTCAAGGCGAG TCCAAAGATTTTTCAGAAGACCAAGTGCAGCATCTGTAATAGTGCCTTGGAATTGCCCTCAGTCCACTTTCTCTGTGGACACTCTTTCCACCAACACTGCTTTGAGAGTTACTCAGAAAGTGATGCCGACTGCCCCACCTGCCTCCCTGAAAACCGGAAGGTCATGGATATGATCCGGGCCCAAGAACAGAAACGAGATCTCCATGATCAGTTCCAGCACCAG CTCAAGTGCTCCAATGACAGCTTCTCTGTGATTGCTGACTACTTTGGCCGAGGTGTTTTCAACAAATTGACTCTGCTGACTGACCCTCCCACGGCCAGGCTGACTGGAAGCCTGGAGTCTGGGCTGCAGCGGGACCTGCTCATGCACTCCAGGAGGGGCACTTAA